Proteins encoded within one genomic window of Canis lupus dingo isolate Sandy chromosome 28, ASM325472v2, whole genome shotgun sequence:
- the HELLS gene encoding lymphoid-specific helicase isoform X3, with amino-acid sequence MHYSFESWFDITSLSETAEDIIAKEREQNVLHMLHQILTPFLLRRLKSDVALEVPPKREVVVYAPLSKKQEIFYTAIVNRTIANMFGCSEKETVELSPTGRPRRRARKSINYSKIDDFPNELEKLISQMQPEVDRERAVVETNIPVESEVNLKLQNIMMLLRKCCNHPYLIEYPIDPVTQEFKIDEELVTNSGKFLILDRMLPELKARGHKVLLFSQMTRMLDILMDYCHFRNFNFSRLDGSMSYSEREKNMHSFNTDPDVFIFLVSTRAGGLGINLTAADTVIIYDSDWNPQSDLQAQDRCHRIGQTKPVVVYRLVTANTIDQKIVERAAAKRKLEKLIIHKNHFKGGQSGLNQSKNFLDPKELMELLKSRDYEREVKGSREKVISDKDLELLLDRSDLIDQMNASGPIKEKMGIFKILENSEDSSPECLF; translated from the exons attCTAACACCTTTCTTACTGAGAAGACTAAAATCTGATGTTGCTCTTGAAGTTCCTCCTAAACGAGAAGTAGTTGTTTATGCACCActttcaaagaaacaagagatcTTTTATACAGCCATTGTGAACCGTACAATTGCAAACATGTTTGGATGCAGTGAG aAAGAAACCGTTGAGCTAAGTCCCACTGGACGACCAAGACGGCGAGCCAGAAAGTCAATAAATTACAGCAAAATAGATGATTTCCCTAATGAATTGGAAAAACTGATCAGTCAAATGCAGCCAGAAGTAGACCGAGAAAG AGCTGTTGTGGAAACAAATATCCCTGTGGAATCTGAAGTTAATCTGAAACTGCAGAATATAATGATGCTCCTTCGTAAGTGTTGTAATCATCCATATTTGATTGAATACCCTATAGACCCAGTCACACAGGAGTTTAAG ATTGATGAAGAATTGGTAACAAATTCTGggaaattcttaattttggatCGAATGCTGCCAGAACTAAAAGCCAGAGGTCACAAG gtGCTGCTTTTTTCACAAATGACAAGAATGTTGGACATTTTGATGGATTATTGCCACTTCAGAAATTTCAACTTTAGCAGGCTTGATGGATCCATGtcttattcagagagagaaaaaaat atGCACAGCTTCAACACAGATCCAGATGTATTTATCTTCTTAGTGAGTACACGAGCTGGTGGCCTGGGCATTAATTTGACTGCAGCAGATACAGTTATCATTTATGATAGTGATTGG AATCCTCAGTCGGATCTTCAGGCCCAAGATAGATGTCATAGAATTGGTCAGACAAAGCCAGTTGTTGTATATCGTCTTGTCACAGCAAATACTATCGATCAGAAAATTGTGGAAAGAGCAGCTgctaaaagaaaactggaaaagttGATCATCCACAAAA ATCATTTCAAAGGTGGTCAGTCTGGATTAAATCAATCTAAGAATTTCTTAGACCCTAAGGAATTAATGGAATTATTAAAATCTAGAGATTATGAAAG GGAAGTAAAGGGATCAAGAGAGAAGGTCATTAGTGATAAAGATCTGGAGTTGTTGCTAGATCGAAGTGATCTCATTG atcaaATGAATGCCTCAGGACCGATTAAAGAGAAGATGGGGATATTCAAGATACTAGAAAATTCTGAGGATTCCAGTCctgaatgtttgttttaa